One window of Quercus robur chromosome 5, dhQueRobu3.1, whole genome shotgun sequence genomic DNA carries:
- the LOC126728280 gene encoding ervatamin-B-like: protein MELIQRKKLIIVMFFILETFISRAMSRNFPKAPLYERYEQWMAQHGRNYIDSIEQEKHFNIFKDNIEYIDKSNNEGNRTFKLGVNKFADLTTEEFLASYTGYKISNQPSSLNATRFRYEALTEEVPATMDWRERGAVTNVNDQGSCGACWAFSAVAAIEGAIQIKTGNLISLSEQQLVDCSNELDGNGGCQGGYMDNAFRYVERNGGIATEENYPYRESDGTCDQQKASIIGAKIISLVMVTRNNEEAILQAVASQPVSIGILASLDFQFYESGVLTGECESTSLSHAVTAIGYGTSDDGIKYWLMKNSWGADWGHEDGYIRIQRDSGAPEVLCGLAKLPSYVAV from the exons ATGGAATTGATACAGCGAAAAAAACTTATCATAGTCATGTTTTTCATTCTAGAGACTTTCATATCTCGAGCCATGTCCCGAAATTTCCCTAAAGCCCCCCTTTATGAGAGATATGAGCAATGGATGGCTCAGCATGGACGCAACTATATAGACAGTATAGAGCAAGAAAAGCATTTCAATATATTTAAGGACAACATAGAATATATAGATAAATCTAATAATGAAGGGAATCGCACTTTTAAGCTAGGTGTCAATAAATTTGCGGACTTAACAACTGAAGAATTTCTTGCCTCTTATACTGGATACAAGATTTCCAACCAACCAAGTTCTCTCAATGCAACAAGGTTTAGGTACGAAGCCCTTACCGAAGAAGTTCCAGCGACTATggattggagagagagaggagctgTTACCAACGTAAATGACCAAGGATCGTGTG GAGCTTGTTGGGCCTTTTCAGCAGTGGCAGCAATAGAAGGGGCCATCCAAATCAAAACTGGCAACTTGATCTCTTTATCTGAGCAACAACTAGTGGACTGTTCCAATGAGTTAGATGGTAATGGTGGCTGCCAGGGTGGTTATATGGATAATGCCTTTAGATATGTAGAACGAAATGGAGGAATAGCCACTGAAGAAAATTACCCATATCGGGAATCGGATGGAACTTGTGACCAGCAAAAGGCATCTATTATTGGAGCTAAGATTATTAGCTTAGTAATGGTAACTCGCAATAATGAGGAGGCAATACTTCAAGCAGTGGCCTCCCAGCCAGTTTCAATTGGCATTTTGGCTAGTCTTGACTTTCAATTTTATGAAAGCGGAGTTTTAACGGGAGAGTGCGAGTCGACCAGTTTAAGCCATGCTGTTACTGCAATTGGTTATGGAACGAGTGATGATGGTATCAAGTACTGGTTAATGAAGAATTCATGGGGCGCCGATTGGGGTCATGAGGATGGCTATATAAGGATTCAAAGAGACTCCGGTGCTCCAGAAGTTCTTTGTGGCCTTGCCAAGTTGCCTTCCTATGTAGCTGTTTAG